A region of Plasmodium falciparum 3D7 genome assembly, chromosome: 12 DNA encodes the following proteins:
- a CDS encoding RNA pseudouridylate synthase, putative translates to MFLLTHNIKLRIRKYNNRLIIFERIYRYICDDIKKEIIEHSYSKEKCDNLNLSEECKKHIDFKQKLLYDYVSKENNISTFVKKKEENNLSSYMCLVKDNDRSKLKIKINKKKTKEEEKEDKKFDQEKKKKKKKKEEDEILLNNKYVEVEYMGEYKKWIKKKKNNYLKEEDNKEKEIITKKLNKNVKEQNNEHIYQNEDIYQNEDIYQNEDIYQNEDIYQNEDIYQNEDIYQNEDIYQNEDIYQNNKQDTNISAHHNNNYISDEKKYNKSDLCNISQTNNNIILDIDNDLKNIYIDNSKYFKLDIERNTKKEKIKLNQYCSYNGICSSRFVNNNVQNGLFKVNDKIVYENVEICLGVDKIELTNRGKDLLKNKITIILNKPKHYLSISNDNKSYKKLLVRNLIRNENKYIQEEHKCMSYFIYKNVNIEKVPNLYVCGRLDANSSGLLIFTQNTLSNNYLLYRYKYNIEKEYVIKTYNSITQENMKLLKEHFYVDGKLIYKCHIQYVDNFTLIFKIYQGFHKIIRKMCMLSNIKIKSLHRIRIGNIHLNDLPIGKWRFLMPNEYFF, encoded by the coding sequence atgtttttattaacaCATAACATAAAGTTGAgaattagaaaatataacaaccggttaattatttttgaaagaatatatagataCATATGTGACgacataaaaaaagaaattatagaACATAGTTATAGTAAAGAAAAATGTGACAATTTAAATTTATCAGAAGAATGTAAAAAACACATAGATTTTAAACAAAAATTGTTGTATGATTATGTATCAAAAGAGAATAATATTTCTACATTcgtaaagaaaaaagaagaaaataatttatcatcatatatgTGTCTTGTGAAGGATAATGATCGaagtaaattaaaaattaaaataaataagaagaaaacaaaagaagaggaaaaagaagataaaaagttcgatcaagaaaaaaaaaaaaaaaaaaaaaaaaaggaagaagaTGAAATTCTtttgaataataaatatgttgaGGTTGAATATATGggtgaatataaaaaatggattaaaaaaaaaaagaataactATCTTAAGGaagaagataataaagaaaaagagataattactaaaaaattaaataaaaatgtaaaagaacaaaacaatgaacatatttatcaaaatgaagatatttatcaaaatgaagatatttatcaaaatgaagatatttatcaaaatgaagatatttatcaaaatgaagatatttatcaaaatgaagatatttatcaaaatgaagatatttatcaaaatgaagatatttatcaaaataataagcAAGATACAAATATAAGTGCACAccacaataataattatataagtgacgaaaaaaaatataataaaagtgatCTTTGTAATATTTCACAAAcgaacaataatataattttggaTATTGATAATGAtctaaaaaacatatatatagataatagtaaatattttaaattagaTATAGAAAGAAATacaaagaaagaaaaaataaaattaaatcaatattgttcatataatGGAATATGTAGTTCTCgttttgttaataataatgttcaaAATGGGTTATTCAAagtaaatgataaaatagtATATGAAAATGTTGAAATTTGTTTAGGTGTAGATAAAATTGAATTAACAAATAGAGGTAaggatttattaaaaaataaaataacgattattttaaataaaccCAAACATTATTTATCTATAtctaatgataataaatcttataaaaaattactaGTTCGAAATTTAataagaaatgaaaataaatatattcaagaAGAACATAAATGTATgagttattttatatataaaaatgtgaaCATAGAAAAAGTTcctaatttatatgtatgtggtCGTTTAGATGCTAATTCTAGTGGATTATTAATCTTTACACAAAATACTTTatctaataattatttattatatagatataaatataatattgaaaaagaaTATGTTATTAAAACTTATAATTCTATAACTcaagaaaatatgaaattattaaaagaacatTTTTATGTTGATGggaaattaatttataaatgtcATATTCAATATGTAGATAACTTTACAttgatttttaaaatttatcaaggttttcataaaattataagaaaaatgtgTATGCTctcaaatattaaaattaaatctTTACATAGAATTAGAATAGGAAATATACACTTGAATGACCTTCCAATAGGAAAGTGGAGATTTCTAATGCCCAacgaatattttttttaa
- a CDS encoding leucine-rich repeat protein yields MKIDLELIKKKSEHNEGLMEDLEEISLHQLQIKKIEFINIHCKNLKILLLQNNLIEKIENLNQLKKLEYLNLAINNITVIENLEKCESLKKLDLTLNFIDLDKIEESINNLKKNENLKEFYIMGNPCSNWTYLKYYIIFQVEQLEVLDGCDILISDRIKAKQSFEQVLISLKKEKQINKSKENETNNLYSINNRKQIYEEIEKEELEANKCKNENNEKNKKKDEKKELSIYNEEGEIRQCNEGHYKFMFDEYSNKKYTFLKLYLPKYLCNSLIQIDLNICYVRCIIKNKLFQIKLNDPILTDLSKISRKKYTGELFIKMRKKSYQKNKIVTKEYSNEENIYSYDNPTDLQQPFLLSSTMCTPASFSSSSSSSSSSSSSSSSSSFFNDHYSYIVKNKNTNKKKNMLKSNLCLPHTKNSRFFLEEKRIKYFSNYLNQIPTLEKISKRSI; encoded by the exons atgaagaTAGATTTAGAATtgattaagaaaaaaagcgAACATAATGAAGGTCTAATGGAAGACTTAGAAGAAATATCTCTTCATcaattacaaataaaaaaaatcgaatttattaatatacattgtaaaaatttaaaaatactattattacaaaataatttaattgaaaaaattgaaaacTTAAATCAACTGAAAAAGTTAGAATATTTAAATCTAgccattaataatattactgTCATTGAAAATTTGGAAAAATGTGAATCATTGAAAAAG CTCGATTTAACCCTAAATTTTATCGACCTTGATAAAATCGAAGAATCCATAaataacttaaaaaaaaacgaaaacTTAAAAGAATTTTATATCATGGGAAACCCATGCTCAAATTGGACATacctaaaatattatattatctttcAGGTTGAACAATTAGAAGTTTTAGATGGTTGCgatatattaatatctgATCGAATTAAAGCTAAACAAAGTTTTGAACAAGTGTTAATATCactaaaaaaagaaaaacaaattaacAAATCCaaagaaaatgaaacaaataatttgtattccattaataatagaaaacaaatttatgaagaaatagaaaaagaGGAACTTGAAGCAAACAAatgtaaaaatgaaaataatgaaaaaaataaaaaaaaagatgaaaaaaaagaattatctATTTATAATGAGGAAGGGGAAATAAGACAATGCAATGaag GACATTACAAATTCATGTTTGACGAATATtccaataaaaaatataccttTCTAAAATTGTACTTACCAAAATATCTGTGCAATTCTTTAATTCAAATAGAcctaaatatatgttatgtaagatgtataattaaaaacaaaCTTTTCCAAATAAAATTGAATGATCCTATTCTAACCGACTTGAGTAAAATATCcagaaaaaaatacacaggagaattatttattaaaatgagaaaaaaaagttatcaaaaaaataaaattgttaCAAAGGAATACTCCAacgaagaaaatatatatagttatgaTAATCCTACTGACTTGCAACAaccctttttattatcatctacAATGTGTACACCTGCTTCGTTCTCCTCTTCCTCTTCCTCTTCCTCTTCCTCCTCATCATCATCCTCATcctcttctttttttaatgaccattattcttatatagtaaaaaataaaaatacgaacaaaaaaaaaaatatgttaaagTCCAATTTGTGCCTTCCACACACGAAGAATAGTCGCTTTTTTTTGGAAGAAAAGCGaatcaaatatttttcaaactACCTTAATCAAATCCCAACTTTGGAAAAAATTTCTAAAAGgagcatataa
- a CDS encoding NIMA related kinase 1 yields the protein MPSKYDDGESRLNEYEVIKKIGNGRFGEVFLVKHKRTQEFFCWKAISYRGLKEREKSQLVIEVNVMRELKHKNIVRYIDRFLNKANQKLYILMEFCDAGDLSRNIQKCYKMFGKIEEHAIIDITRQLLHALAYCHNLKDGPNGERVLHRDLKPQNIFLSTGIRHIGKISSQANNLNSRPIAKIGDFGLSKNIGIESMAHSCVGTPYYWSPELLLHETKSYDDKSDMWALGCIIYELCSGKTPFHKANNFAQLISELKRGPELPIKGKSKELNLLIKNLLNLSAKERPSALQCLGYQIIKNVSVPILSKKEHGTELTNIDSCTSNMDNKHNYAHPNDVLINKRNNERERSSSCLSRQSVITAISKDNVKYHPPDGTNNSHLINNGKYTNNSRVGGVHADGPTKMYHIETDRFNEKEKMKREIYERERSQRKAFEMKLLEKKRLEREKKERVEREKKGKMERIERERMQRLERERLERLEKERLDRLEKERLDRLEKERLDRLEKDRLDRLEKDRLDRLEKDRLDRLEKDRLDRLEKERLERLEKERLDRFEKERLDRLGKERLDRLGKERFERMDRLERDKLPRYEREQYYHNDNCTTPTTSCSASNNNKRDSMENERSSSKNQGNYKSFSRMKETYDPVNNMKTYMCRNRKGNYPYDEHNMDKDEINSLLKKKSINTISNKNTQSYSNSSTHINNNYNVVNCHGAYNNHNTLSQYSNTSVENGKYKYENKYQGNIRNTSKDVYNENMDSAYRSPKYEKGYDDNKSVNKKKMNSNNMGNMNNMNNMNNMNNNNNNNSNNNNNSNNSNSNYMNNNHHTNNNNSCTSNRISNMYFNDSSRRSVSAMPNVNNVSRRKSSVYLCDDNMYNQNNVEESRNFKNLEKDREYLLEKRKMLLEKEKGIYDRMKHTSNNNNMNNMSNMNNMSNMNNMSNMNNMSNMNNMSNMNNMSNMNNMNNMSNIKNNYSNQNNISNNNYTYMAMQKYERDNGKAMDKSSEYNRRNRSMSACINDEENKNSYNVKNEQIVEDKGYALRSRNVYTLKNLVHKKDADIYDRGLYTCR from the exons ATGCCAAGTAAATATGATGATGGAGAAAGTCGTTTAAACGAATATgaagttataaaaaaaattgggAATGGTAGATTTGGAGAAGTATTTTTAGTAAAACATAAACGAACCCAAGAGTTTTTTTGTTGGAAAGCTATATCATATAGAGGTTTAAAAGAAAGAGAGAAATCACAATTAGTTATAGAAGTAAATGTAATGAGAGaattaaaacataaaaatattgttcgatatatagatagatttttaaataaagctaatcagaaattatatattttaatggaATTTTGTGATGCAGGTGATTTATCTCGAAATATtcaaaaatgttataaaatgtTTGGTAAAATAGAAGAACATGCAATAATAGATATTACTAGACAATTATTACATGCTTTAGCATATTGtcataatttaaaagatGGACCTAATGGTGAAAGAGTATTACATCGTGATTTAAAAccacaaaatatatttttatctacaGGTATAAGACATATAGGTAAAATAAGTTCACAAgctaataatttaaatagtAGGCCTATAGCTAAAATTGGAGATTTTGGATTAAGTAAAAATATAGGTATAGAAAGTATGGCTCATTCTTGTGTGGGCACACCATACTATTGGTCTcctgaattattattacacgAGACAAAAAgttatgatgataaaagtGACATGTGGGCTCTTGgttgtataatatatgaattatgtTCAGGAAAAACTCCTTTTCATAAAGCAAATAATTTTGCACAATTAATTTCCGAATTAAAGAGAGGACCTGAATTACCAATAAAAGGAAAatcaaaagaattaaatttACTTATTAAAAATCTATTAAATTTATCAGCTAAAGAAAGACCTAGTGCTTTACAGTGTTTGGGATATCAAATCATTAAAAATGTCTCCGTACCTATTTTATCTAAAAAAGAACATGGTACAGAATTAACTAATATAGATTCTTGTACTTCAAATATGGATAACAAACATAATTATGCTCATCCGAATgatgtattaataaataaaagaaataatgaaAGAGAGAGAAGTTCAAGTTGTTTAAGTAGACAAAGTGTGATTACTGCTATATCTAAAGATAACGTCAAATATCACCCTCCTGATGGTACAAATAATTCTCATTTAATTAACAATGggaaatatacaaataatagtAGAGTGGGAGGAGTACACGCGGACGGACCAACAAAAATGTATCATATAGAAACAGATCGTTTCaatgaaaaggaaaagatGAAGAGGGAAATATACGAAAGGGAGAGGAGTCAGAGAAAGGCTTTTGAAATGAAATTACTGGAAAAGAAGCGATTGGAGAGGGAAAAGAAAGAACGTGTGGAGAGAGAAAAGAAGGGGAAAATGGAAAGGATAGAAAGGGAACGCATGCAAAGATTAGAGAGGGAAAGATTAGAAAGGTTGGAAAAGGAACGGTTGGATAGGTTAGAAAAGGAACGATTGGATAGGTTAGAAAAGGAACGATTGGATAGGTTAGAAAAGGATCGATTGGATAGGTTAGAAAAGGATCGATTGGATAGGTTAGAAAAGGATCGATTGGATAGGTTAGAAAAGGATCGATTGGATAGGTTAGAAAAGGAACGATTGGAAAGGCTAGAAAAGGAACGGTTAGATAGGTTCGAAAAAGAAAGATTAGACAGATTAGGCAAAGAAAGATTAGACAGATTAGGCAAAGAAAGATTCGAAAGAATGGATAGACTTGAAAGAGATAAATTACCAAGATATGAAAGAGAGCAATATTACCATAATGACAACTGTACAACACCAACAACTAGTTGTAGCgcttcaaataataataagagaGATTCTATGGAAAATGAGAGGAGTTCATCAAAGAATCAAGGAAATTATAAATCATTTTCTAGAATGAAAGAAACATATGATCctgtgaataatatgaaaactTATATGTGTAGAAATAGGAAAGGGAATTATCCTTATGATGAACATAATATGGATAAGGATGAAATAAATAGCTTACTAAAAAAGAAATCTATAAATACGATTTCTAATAAGAACACTCAAAGTTATAGTAACAGCagtacacatataaataataattataatgtagTGAATTGTCACGGTGCTTACAACAATCATAATACGTTAAGTCAATATAGTAATACTTCAGTAGAAAATGGAaagtataaatatgaaaataagtATCAAGGGAATATAAGGAATACTTCTAAAGATGtgtataatgaaaatatggaTTCTGCTTATAGAAGTCCTAAGTATGAAAAGGGTTATGATGATAACAAAAGTGTGAATAAGAAGAAGATGAACAGTAATAATATGggaaatatgaacaatatgaacaatatgaacaatatgaacaataataataataataatagtaataataataataatagtaataatagtaatagtaattatatgaataataatcaccatacaaataataataatagttgcACAAGCAATAGAATATCTAACATGTACTTTAATGATAGCTCCAGAAGAAGTGTGAGTGCTATGCCTAATGTAAACAATGTGAGCAGAAGGAAATCGAGTGTGTATTTATGTGATGACAATATGTACAATCAAAATAATGTGGAGGAAAGTcgaaattttaaaaatctAGAAAAGGATAGAGAATATTTAttggaaaaaagaaaaatgctacttgaaaaggaaaaaggcATATATGACAGGATGAAGCACACgagcaataataataatatgaataacatgagtaatatgaataacatgagtaatatgaataacatgagtaatatgaataatatgagtaatatgaataatatgagtaatatgaataacatgagtaatatgaataatatgaataatatgagtaatataaaaaataattattccaatcaaaataatattagtaataataattatacctATATGGCGATGCAGAAATATGAGAG aGATAATGGAAAGGCTATGGACAAGAGTAGCGAATATAACAGGCGCAATAGAAGCATGTCCGCATGCataaatgatgaagaaaacaaaaattcGTATAACGTGAAAAATGAACAGATCGTTGAGGACAAGGGATATGCCTTAAGAAGTAGAAATGTTTatactttaaaaaatttgGTACATAAAAAGGATGCAGATATATATGACAGGGGTTTATATACCTGCAgatga
- a CDS encoding RNA pseudouridylate synthase, putative, with amino-acid sequence MFPSVQLKKTILLRLSKILSLSSVTSRNKAQELIKNGDIKVNNQVVNQNVFIDVNSKIQVKDKPIQVDICTKLWGIYKPKHIFCNTEKDYTYEEKIHFNKMIEEKKLLDRHNNNDNNNLLCVNNNNLNKEENYKILSSSNKMKHINRDNNLLNVNSYKYNYLVEKGQKNKERNFFLSELPKERSTCKHTNIITYNKLNMNIYDYIKKQNMLYEKKNHVTNYIPEHLIIINSLNSGSEGLLLLTNDGDFAKNLKDIQNNILTTYLIKVQEDLCIDKIKLLRKGCFINNQHIYPVNIEIIKSKHTSKWIKFTYVEKSHNYLLYLFSKYNITIRKCKRFSFGPYKYTDINTQFLMPLKIHSTINHFITTHNSKLILSHPKGNITKQQNQNKFLYINDYLKNSIIHDSQDITK; translated from the exons ATGTTTCCATCTgttcaattaaaaaaaac AATATTATTGCGACTCTCCAAAATTTTATCCCTCTCATCAGTAACATCGAGAAATAAAGCTCaagaattaattaaaaatggaGACATAAAG GTTAATAACCAAGTTGTTAATCAAAACGTTTTTATAGATGTAAATTCCAAAATTCAGGTTAAAGATAAGCCCATCCAAGTAGATATCTGTACTAAATTATGGGGGATATACAAACCGAAGCACATTTTTTGTAATACGGAGAAGGATTATacttatgaagaaaaaatacatttcAATAAAATGATAGAGGAAAAGAAATTGTTAGATAGacataacaataatgataataataatctcTTATGtgtaaataacaataatttgaataaagaagaaaattacaaaatattGTCGTCATctaataaaatgaaacatataaatagagataataatttattaaatgttaatagttataaatataattatttagtAGAAAAGGGACAAAAgaataaagaaagaaatttttttttatccgaATTACCAAAAGAACGATCTACTTGTAAACATAccaatattattacatataacaaattaaatatgaatatatatgattatataaaaaaacaaaatatgttatatgaaaaaaaaaatcatgtaacaaattatattcctgaacatttaataattattaatagttTAAATTCAGGTAGTGAaggtttattattattaaccaATGATGGTGATTTTgcaaaaaatttaaaagatatacaaaataatattttaacaacatatttaataaaagtaCAAGAGGATTTATGtatagataaaataaaattattacgtAAAGgttgttttataaataatcaaCATATATATCCTGTTAATATAGAAATCATTAAATCTAAACATACTTCTAAATGGATTAAATTTACATATGTTGAAAAATCAcacaattatttattatacttattttctaaatataatataaccatAAGAAAATGTAAAAGATTTTCTTTTGGtccttataaatatacagATATAAATACACAATTCTTAATGCCTCTCAAAATACATTCGACTATTAATCATTTCATAACAACACATAATTCAAAACTAATATTATCCCATCCTAAAGgaaatataacaaaacaaCAAAATCAAAAcaaattcttatatataaatgactatttaaaaaattcaatTATTCATGACTCGCAAGATATTACAAAGTGA
- a CDS encoding acidic basic repeat antigen, with translation MMNMKIVLFSLLLFVIRWNIISCNKNDKNQGVDMNVLNNYENLFKFVKCEYCNEHTYVKGKKAPSDPQCADIKEECKELLKEKQYTDSVTYLMDGFKSANNSANNGKKNNAEEMKNLVNFLQSHKKLIKALKKNIESIQNKKHLIYKNKSYNPLLLSCVKKMNMLKENVDYIQKNQNLFKELMNQKATYSFVNTKKKIISLKSQGHKKETSQNQNENNDNQKYQEVNDEDDVNDEEDTNDDEDTNDEEDTNDDEDTNDDEDTNDEEDTNDEEDHENNNATAYELGIVPVNDVLNVNMKNMITGNNFMDVVKNTLAQSGGLGSNDLINFLNQGKEIGENLLNITKMNLGDKNNLESFPLDELNMLKDNLINYEFILDNLKTSVLNKLKDLLLRLLYKAYVSYKKRKAQEKGLPEPTVTNEEYVEELKKGILDMGIKLLFSKVKSLLKKLKNKIFPKKKEDNQAVDTKSMEEPKVKAQPALRGVEPTEDSNIMNSINNVMDEIDFFEKELIENNNTPNVVPPTQSKKKNKNETVSGMDENFDNHPENYFKEEYYYDENDDMEVKVKKIGVTLKKFEPLKNGNVSETIKLIHLGNKDKKHIEAINNDIQIIKQELQAIYNELMNYTNGNKNIQQIFQQNILENDVLNQETEEEMEKQVEAITKQIEAEVDALAPKNKEEEEKEKEKEEKEKEEKEKEKEEKEKEEKEKEEKEKEEKEEEKKEKEEEQEEEEEEEIVPENLTTEESK, from the coding sequence atgaTGAACATGAAAATTGTTTTATTCAGTTTATTGCTCTTTGTCATAAGATGGAATATTATTAGTTGTAATAAAAACGACAAGAACCAAGGTGTTGATATGAATGTTTtgaataattatgaaaatttatttaaatttgttAAATGTGAATATTGTAATGAACATACTTATGTTAAAGGTAAGAAAGCTCCTTCAGATCCTCAATGTGCtgatataaaagaagaatgCAAAGAATTACTTAAGGAAAAACAATACACAGATTCAGTTACATATTTAATGGATGGTTTTAAATCAGCAAATAATTCAGCAAATAatggtaaaaaaaataacgctgaagaaatgaaaaatttagTAAATTTCTTACAATCTCATAAGAAATTAATTAAAgcattaaaaaagaatattgaaagtatacaaaataagaaacacttaatttataaaaacaaatcatATAATCCATTATTACTTTCTTgtgttaaaaaaatgaatatgttaaaagaaaatgttgactatattcaaaaaaatcaaaacttatttaaagaattaaTGAATCAAAAAGCTACCTACTCTTTTGttaataccaaaaaaaaaattatttctttaaaatCACAAGGTCATAAAAAAGAAACCTCACAaaatcaaaatgaaaataacgACAATCAAAAATATCAAGAAGttaatgatgaagatgatgtaaatgatgaagaagatacAAACGATGACGAAGATACTAACGATGAAGAAGATACAAACGATGACGAAGATACAAATGATGACGAAGATACTAACGATGAAGAAGATACTAACGACGAAGAAGatcatgaaaataataatgctaCAGCATACGAATTAGGTATCGTCCCAGTTAACGATGTGTTAAAtgttaatatgaaaaatatgataacaGGAAATAATTTTATGGATGTTGTTAAAAATACATTAGCTCAATCAGGTGGATTAGGAAGTaatgatttaataaatttcttAAATCAAGGTAAAGAAATAGgagaaaatttattaaacatAACAAAGATGAACTTGGGAGATAAGAATAATCTTGAAAGTTTTCCTTTAGATGAattaaatatgttaaaagataatttaataaactaTGAATTCATATTAGATAATTTGAAAACAAgtgttttaaataaattaaaagatttattattaagattattatacaaagcatatgtatcatataagaaaagaaaagctCAAGAAAAAGGATTACCAGAACCTACTGTTACTAATGAAGAATATGTTGAAGAATTAAAGAAAGGTATTCTAGATATGGGtatcaaattattatttagtaAAGTTAAAAgcctattaaaaaaattaaaaaataaaatattccctaagaaaaaagaagataatcAAGCAGTAGATACCAAAAGTATGGAAGAACCCAAAGTTAAAGCACAACCAGCTCTTAGAGGTGTTGAACCAACGGAAGATTCtaatattatgaacagtATTAATAATGTTATGGATGAAATTGATTTCtttgaaaaagaattaatcgaaaataataatacacctAATGTTGTACCACCAACtcaatcaaaaaaaaaaaacaaaaatgaaacTGTATCTGGTATGGATGAAAATTTTGATAATCATCctgaaaattattttaaagaagaatattattatgatgaaaatgatgatatggaagtaaaagttaaaaaaataGGTGtcacattaaaaaaatttgaacCACTTAAAAATGGAAATGTTAGTGAAACCATTAAATTGATTCATTTAggaaataaagataaaaaacaCATTGAAGCTATAAACAACGATATTCAAATTATTAAACAAGAATTACAAGCTATTTATAATGAACTTATGAATTATACAAATGGaaacaaaaatattcaaCAAATATTTCAACAAAATATTCTAGAAAATGATGTTCTTAATCAAGAAACGGAGGAAGAAATGGAAAAACAAGTTGAAGCAATCACCAAGCAAATAGAAGCTGAAGTGGATGCCCTCGCACCAAAAAATaaggaagaagaagaaaaagaaaaggaaaaagaagaaaaagaaaaagaagaaaaagaaaaagaaaaagaagaaaaagaaaaagaagaaaaagaaaaagaagaaaaagaaaaagaagaaaaagaagaagaaaaaaaagaaaaagaagaagaacaagaagaagaagaagaagaagaaatagTACCAGAAAATTTGACAACTGAAgaatcaaaataa